One Vicia villosa cultivar HV-30 ecotype Madison, WI unplaced genomic scaffold, Vvil1.0 ctg.000248F_1_1, whole genome shotgun sequence DNA window includes the following coding sequences:
- the LOC131625880 gene encoding uncharacterized protein LOC131625880 → MLVVEPDDWWLESRQRLEAVDEEITWIVFRREFLRKYFPEDVRGKKEIEFLEYVDKFGELAKFYQHYDGPTGEFLKCINCRIYEEYNNAHYRVISEKRGKSQQSRGKPYDTQVGKSKQKTIEGKRTSGGDAPAGPVCF, encoded by the exons atgctagtaGTCGAGCCTGATGACTGGTGGCTAGAGTCTCGTCAGAGATTGGAGGCTGTAGATGAGGAGATCACTTGGATTGTGTTCCGTAGGGAGTTCTTGAGGAAGTACTTTCCGGAGGATGTtcgtggcaagaaggaaatcgAATTCCTTGAGTATGTTGATAAGTTTGGAGAGTTGGCTAAATTCTACCAACACTACGATGGACCAACTGGTGAATTTttgaagtgcatcaa TTGTCGGATCTATGAGGAGtacaacaatgctcattatcgggTTATTAGTGAGAAGCGAGGAAAGAGTCAACAAAGTCGTGGCAAGCCTTATGATACTCAAGTTGGCAAGAGTAAGCAGAAAACTATTGAGGGCAAGaggactagtgggggagatgctcctgctggtcCTGTGTGTTTCTAG